One window of Ziziphus jujuba cultivar Dongzao chromosome 5, ASM3175591v1 genomic DNA carries:
- the LOC107421223 gene encoding tRNA (cytosine(38)-C(5))-methyltransferase 2 → LKKKLYLLGNNKFNFSVKYEFKTAPLKENCKPAERAKEEEMEKKQEEAWRVLELYSGIGGMRYSLMRAGVNAEIVEAFDINDKANDVYQHNFGHRPYQGNIQSLTAADLDSYGAHAWLLSPPCQPYTRQGLQKQSGDARAFSFLNILELIPHTSKPPIMLFVENVVGFETSDTHSRMIETLVKLGFVTQEFILSPLQFGVPYSRPRYFCLAKRKPSLFHNQLLNNKLVWSPCPLFGSADRESVLFEHDQPQESFDKLLQSCEPIERFLEFKNADLQPGDTTSVSTFAAGGLEKDNEGSECDINSLDQYFVPLSLIERWGSAMDIVYPDSKRCCCFTKSYYRYIKGTGSLLATVVPKRKGKASPLKEQCLRYFTPREVANLHSFPEDFQFPQHISLRQRYALLGNGLSIAVVAPLLEYLFADS, encoded by the exons ttaaaaaaaaaattgtatttactCGGAAATAACAAATTTAACTTTTCTGTAAAATATGAATTCAAGACGGCGCCGTTGAAAGAAAATTGCAAACCCGCAGAAAGGGCGAAAGAAGAGGAAATGGAGAAGAAGCAAGAAGAGGCATGGAGGGTGCTGGAGTTGTACAGTGGCATCGGTGGCATG AGGTACTCTTTGATGAGGGCGGGAGTGAACGCCGAAATTGTTGAAGCCTTCGACATTAACGACAAGGCAAACGATGTTTATCAGCACAACTTTGGCCACCGTCCATATCAg GGCAATATTCAGAGCCTGACTGCTGCTGATCTCGACAGTTATGGGGCGCATGCATGGCTTCTTTCTCCTCCTTGTCAACCGTACACTCGACAGG GTCTTCAAAAGCAGTCTGGTGATGCTCGTGCATTTTCGTTTCTCAACATTCTTGAGTTAATACCACACACTTCAAAACCTCCAATTATGTTATTTGTAGAAAATGTTGTCGGATTCGAG ACATCTGATACACATTCAAGAATGATAGAGACATTGGTGAAACTTGGTTTTGTCACACAGGAGTTTATTTTGAGTCCGTTACAATTTGGTGTGCCTTATTCCCGGCCACGCTATTTTTGCCTG GCAAAGAGGAAACCTTCATTGTTCCACAACCAACTTTTGAACAATAAGCTAGTTTGGTCTCCTTGTCCATTATTTGGGTCTGCTGATCGTGAGTCAGTTTTATTTGAACACGATCAACCACAAGAAAGCTTCGATAAGTTGCTCCAATCTTGTGAGCCGATAGAAAGGTTTCTTGAATTCAAGAATGCTGACTTGCAACCAGGGGACACCACCAGTGTTTCTACGTTTGCTGCTGGAGGTTTGGAGAAAGATAATGAAGGAAGCGAATGTGATATAAACTCGTTAGATCAGTATTTTGTTCCTTTAAGCTTGATAGAGAGGTGGGGAAGTGCCATGG ATATTGTCTATCCTGATTCAAAGCGGTGTTGTTGTTTTACAAAAAGTTATTATCGGTACATAAAGGGTACTGGTTCCCTTTTAGCAACTGTTGTG CCAAAGAGAAAGGGTAAAGCATCTCCATTGAAGGAGCAATGCCTCAGATATTTTACCCCTAGGGAG GTCGCTAATTTGCATTCCTTTCCAGAAGATTTTCAGTTTCCACAGCATATAAGCCTTAGACAGCG TTACGCATTGTTGGGGAACGGTCTAAGCATAGCAGTGGTAGCTCCTTTACTGGAATATCTTTTTGCTGACTCATGA
- the LOC107421216 gene encoding ammonium transporter 2 member 5 translates to MSPANYTGLPPNLLPDDASPEWMNKGDNAWQLTAATLVGLQSVPGLIILYGGAVKKKWAVNSAFMALYAFASVLVCWVGWGYRMSFGDTLFALWGKANVSLDQKYLFEPAFLGMFPNATMVYFQFVFAAITLLLIAGALLGRMNFYAWMLFVPLWLTFSYTFAAFSIWSPNGYFAKLGIIDFAGGYVIHLSSGVAGFTAAYWVGPRLNSDRERFPPNNILLMLAGAGMLWMGWSGFNGGGPFSVSMDASLAILNTHICTATSLLTWLILDIVFFRKPSVIGAVQGMITGLVCITPAAGVVQGWAAILMGLCSGSIPWFTMMVVHKKSVLLQKVDDTMAVLHTHAIAGALGGILAGLFAHPRLNYLFYATYDTYVGLFYAFHMGDAMAGFRQLGIQLYGIAFIIALNVVVTSLICIAVRYIVPLRMSDEDMEIGDEAAHGEEAYAIWGQGDKLDNSRYGGSNYNDIEAPVKKTGGQIQMA, encoded by the exons ATGAGCCCAGCCAACTACACTGGTCTCCCTCCTAACCTTTTGCCAGACGATGCAAGCCCTGAATGGATGAACAAAGGCGACAACGCATGGCAACTCACGGCCGCCACACTTGTCGGCCTGCAGAGCGTTCCGGGGCTCATAATTCTCTATGGAGGAGCCGTGAAGAAGAAATGGGCAGTGAACTCGGCTTTCATGGCTCTCTATGCTTTTGCTTCCGTTCTTGTTTGTTGGGTCGGCTGGGGATATCGCATGTCGTTTGGTGATACTCTTTTTGCACTCTGGGGAAAAGCCAATGTTTCTTTGGACCAGAAATACCTCTTCGAGCCGGCGTTTCTCGGGATGTTTCCCAACGCGACCATGGTGTATTTCCAGTTCGTGTTCGCCGCCATCACTTTGCTTCTGATAGCTGGAGCTTTGTTGGGGAGGATGAATTTCTATGCTTGGATGCTTTTTGTGCCACTGTGGCTGACCTTTTCTTACACTTTCGCAGCGTTTAGCATATGGAGTCCTAATGGTTATTTCGCCAAGTTGGGAATCATAGATTTCGCTGGTGGTTATGTCATCCATTTGTCTTCAGGAGTTGCTGGTTTCACAGCAGCATATTGG GTTGGACCACGACTAAACAGCGATAGGGAAAGGTTCCCACCGAACAACATACTTCTGATGTTGGCAGGGGCTGGAATGCTGTGGATGGGATGGTCAGGATTCAATGGAGGAGGCCCTTTTTCAGTAAGCATGGATGCTTCTTTGGCCATATTGAACACCCACATTTGCACTGCCACCAGTTTGCTTACTTGGCTCATACTTGACATCGTATTTTTCCGCAAACCTTCGGTCATTGGAGCTGTTCAAGGCATGATCACTGGCTTGGTTTGCATCACCCCCGCAGCTG GTGTGGTTCAAGGATGGGCGGCCATCCTAATGGGGTTGTGTTCAGGTTCAATACCATGGTTCACCATGATGGTGGTACACAAGAAATCAGTCCTCCTTCAGAAAGTGGATGACACCATGGCTGTTCTTCACACCCATGCCATAGCCGGAGCTCTTGGTGGAATCCTCGCCGGTCTGTTTGCCCATCCAAGGCTCAACTATCTTTTCTACGCCACCTATGATACTTATGTTGGACTCTTCTATGCCTTCCACATGGGAGATGCCATGGCCGGGTTTCGCCAACTAGGAATCCAGCTTTATGGGATTGCCTTCATCATTGCGCTCAACGTTGTTGTTACTAGCTTGATTTGCATTGCCGTGCGATACATCGTGCCTTTGAGAATGTCGGACGAGGATATGGAAATTGGTGATGAAGCTGCTCATGGGGAAGAAGCCTATGCGATATGGGGTCAAGGCGATAAGCTTGATAATTCCAGGTATGGAGGTTCCAACTACAATGATATTGAAGCTCCCGTGAAAAAGACTGGTGGGCAGATTCAGATGGCCTAA